TTCCTCTCGCTGGACTCAACAAACCTCAAAGGCTTCCATCAATCAAAGCTGAAAGCACAAGCGTTTATATCCATAGTGTAGGCCAGCTCAAACTCACTCATCCTCAGACCCCTGAAAGTGCGTCCTCTGGAGGGTCAGCAGCAGGGTCCGGTCTCGGCGGATGTGTTATGAAAATGGCCGTCTCAAGTAGTGTGACTTCCCCGTCAGCTTCCTGTCCCGACCCAGAGCTGacacaggaggagaggatggcGAAGAAGAGGGAGTACTGGAGGATAAAGAAGCGGGAGCAGCGAGCGGCTCGGGCAGCCCGGCTGAAGCAGGGACTGTTACAAGCGAGGGCCTTACAGAGGAGGAAGCTCCAGAGGCAGGGGACCGCGGCACCACCCGACAGAACCGACAGAACAGAGAGCGCCCAGCCTCTCCCCGGAAACAGCTTTCCTGCTAAGCCAAATGCAAGTGGGATAAAACAAGAGGCAGCAGTTGACCTAGATTCCCCACCAGAGCAAGCCATCTGTCCAGATATCAAACCCCCAACCCCTCCATCACCCCCTCCAGCGCCTCAGCAGGAGCCTGACCCAGCTCTGAGTGCAGACAGCCAGGCTACCACACTGCTAGCCGTGGCCTCCATGAAGAAACTTCTGGAggagtcgctcagcacggtgaCAGAGTGTAAAGGCGAGCAGGCTGACGTTAAGATCGAGGACGAGGCTTCAGACGCCGAGCCCAAGCTGATGCAGCTCTTCTTTGAGAAAGACCAAGTGGCTCCGATCGCGGCTGATCTGACTCTGGAGATTAAAAGCTGGCAGGCGGATTCTGATGCTTCAGTACAAGCAGGTTCCCCAAGTCTTAATCTCAAAAACTCCCCCCCAACAAGCGAGCCACCGTCACCCCTTCCTGTCTCCAGCCCGACCTGCGAGAGCTCATCCCAAACCTTCTCAAACTTCATCGTAAAGCCCTCCGCGGACGCCTCCGACGGCCCGCCCTCTCCGCGCAGGACTCAAAGAATCTGCACCAAAAAGACCCTCGCTCAGAACAGTCCGCCAGAGCCGCCGAGGCTGCACCACCTTCCTTTAGATCAAACGCAACCAGAGCAGCGGCCACGCAAGGCGCCCGAGCCGTGCAGGAACCGCAGCGTTCAGTCGCCACAGAAGCATGGCTGCGTGGTGACGGAGCACGGCGGGCTGAGCAGCctgcagaggaagagggagTACTGGAAGCTGATGAAGAGGCAGCAGAGGGCGCGCTTAAAGGCggggcagagagacagagcgggAGACTCGAGCATTCGGTTTTCCCAGAGGAACGTACAGGTAATGTGGAACGTGGGAACAATAgggataatgtttgtttttgttcaaccCTGAATTCAAAAAAGTGGAGTTTAGTAAACGTATGCAGACAGAAGTTGATTTATTTCTCTGTGCATAGGAGCCATTTTAGCCCCTTCAAAAAACAAGGGAAAATATGGAAATATGAGGACGTTTGTTAAACTTGTTTGAGTGTGAACACGGCTGAGTCGTTCTGCACAAACCTGAGTTTGGCATGTGACATAAATATAGAGGAGAGGGGCCTCCTTTAAGTTCTGGACCAACATATGAGCATGTTTCAGACCTTCTGTCTTCATTAatcatgtgtttgtatttttcctcgCAGGCTTCAGGTGTGGGCGTCATTGACTCCGCTAAAGGTGTTGTTTCTCCAGTTAAACCCGCCCCTCAGCCCAGACCTCCCACTGCCTCAGTGACCTCTGTGACCTCTGCGACCGGTATCCCCACAGTCCTGGTGGTGAGCCCTGCAGCGGTTACTCCTGAAAGCTCACCTGACACGCTGCAGGTCAAAGTGCCCGTTAACAGAGCGTCCTGCTCAGAGCAGAGACCCTTCAGACCCTCACAGGTCGGGGCGGACGCTCTCAGGGCTCCAGAGAATCAGAGACAAACCGCCACACGATCAGGAAAGTGGATTTGTAGAAGCACAGGCGTCGActcgcctcctcctctccccacCCTAAAGCCCCCGGAAAACCCGCTCACCAGCATCAACCTGCACCCCATCGAACCCCCTCCTCAGGCCCTGAACCCCACCCTAAAAATCCCCAGTGCCCACCTCCAGACCCCCGCACACACGATCCACAAGCTGACCCCGATCAGCACCATGGTCCCTCCGAAGCGTGTCCTCGGGGAGTCTGAGGAGGACTtcctgaggaggaagagggagtaCTGGAGGATCAAAAAGAAGGAGCAGAGAGCGAGGAAGGCCATCAGGGAGAAGGGAGTCACATCAAGGGGATCCTCCAATACCTGGAGGCCCATCCTGCCTGCACAGGAGCTGCACACACAGGTGAGGCACGCGGCGCAGGTCGACGTATTTAAACAGCTGACAGGGTTAAGAGCTTACTGTAAAGTCGATGAGGATCGCAAGACACTTGATCTGgaaaatgtttgatatgaaaAAAAGCGCAGCACCTAGCGTCTTTATTTTCTGAGCGCtttgccttttttgtgcggccgctccgaaCACTCAAGTTGAatatctttcaacttttcagaaagttgctgttgacgtcacctgcgctcttttccaaatgtttgatattccccgtagttttgccgcctacagATCGTTTTCATCCTCCTCGCCTtggtctgatcgggaaataaacgaactcaaatataaaacatgcagtaaaaataaACGGAGCAGAGtgggtcatacagcggccgttatcaacagactgttgtcatggagacaggacggacttGAGTGGTTTTCTTCTCAGAgaacaaacgcttcatgcaagcgcTCAAGAGCTTtactgcctggaaaaaaaaagtgccaggTGGACGCGGGGCCTAGTGGAGACAAACAGGCTGAAAACGTACATTAATAAAACcgttctgtttctctctgtctcctgaaGGACTCTGATCCGTGGGTGAACTCGTCTGAGGAGTCAGAACATCTGATGAggtcagctgtcactttaaaacCAGTTTCTCAGTCTCGTTAATGTCACATAATAATGACTtactctgttctctctctgtgacagcCAATCAGACGATACCGACCCTTCATCCTTCTCTTACTCGAACTACACCGCACCTCTGGAAGGTGAGTCATGCTCCAcgtcatgtttacatgttgaatgttttaGATCGCAAATGAAAACAGAACCTTTTGACCTCTTCAGACGAGTCGGAGCTCGTGTTCATGGACTACGAGAGCAGCGGCGCCGAGGACGGTCTGGTCTCCGACGCCGTGTGGAGGAGCAGGTACCTGATGGACTACGACCCTCTGAACCAGCTGCTGGTGTGCATGGTGTGTGGGGAGCAGCAGTACTCTCACAGCCTGGAGGGGGTGAGGGCCCACATCGACGACGCCCACCCCGACACCCTCAACCTGGACCCCGGCGAGCACCAGAGGATCCTGGAGGCCTGGGACGAACAGGTGTCCCAACGAGAGCGCTTCTTCACCAGCCAGCTGCAGAGGAACAGCGAGACAGGTACGCGACGACATgtcgggggggtggggggggggcagggcaGCCCCGTTTCCTCAAACGTTAGGGCGTTGTGTAAGAAGCGGGGTAGTTATCGGCACATTACGCAGGAGCAGAACTTGATTCTAATTTTACAAATCTGTCTGATTTATTCTGCAGAGACGGAAAGAAACTGAGCTGCAGACAAGACAACTGACGACCATGATCCAGGAGGCCAAACCCCCCACCCTGAATGCGTCTTATTTATACTTcatacttatttatttttacgaGCTTCATAAAACTCATGAGAAGAAAATGCTGTTTGAGGAACGATGACCAAAAAGAGCTGCTTTACATCGTTTCTTAACCCGGGCTGTGATGTGTTTATCAAAGTTAGCAtggactttatttataaagaggTGTCCGtagtgttgccatggtaactgaTTTCTAAACCTCGATATGATTTATAGTCAAAATCAAAAGATGTCGAAACTCGTTTTGTCACCACGGCTTCAACAATAGAAGTCCTCGGCAAACCATATCGGATCAAACTTCGGCACACTGTCTCTACTTTGCACAAAAGCATCACATTGTCAGCGTATTTATgcagtttgtgatgtcacagagagaagaagagtttaACGTTTAAGTTGCCCCCATTTTATAAACAGAGTGTTCATTTTAGAGACGGGGAATACAATTAAAACCGGGAGCctgtgtttgaaatatttttgagttaaaaagatgtaaaggtgcaaaacatttcttcatCCTGCAGCCGGTGAACAGGTTGTTGACACAtacacctcacagcaggagactatccctgtcagacaggagggggggggtctcctgaggtcaaacgtgatgtaaaaaaaaaagacgaggaaGTGTCGAacgaagcagcagagtcctctatacgacactataatgagaatatgtgtctttctatcaatgctacgtgtagttgaacagaatctcaatgtgaactaaagagtggagtagaacatactggagaacaggaaacataatgcagcaggttcattagagcacggagatggtagaggtggcgtgcagacagtctatggtcgtgcagcgatcacagggaataaacgtcaccaccccctcccactcgctccaggtgaattctcctgattatatcctgctgcgttctcacatcagctcactctgactttctgcagaataaatacgaggaggctggaggagaaactccaggtgaagagagaaacattcagctgtttgtgttcacacacgaCGTTCAGcatggaaatatcaggagtttttcaggagtgtgAAAGTCCTGTAAGTGTGACGtcactctctacaaacacaccagacTACATTCACAAAAGGTCTTTTTACCTCACAGGACACTGGAGCTGTTGCTCTACCACTGCCTCTAgctttgagtttgtttgtgtcttcatgtgACTTTTTAATCTAGATAGTTAGTTTGGATCCAACAGGATATTTTCGTAGCTCAAAGTAACATAGACAATAGATCGATAGAGGCAGCTGTAGGTCGAGGACTTCCTGTCGTTTGTGACGTTAAATTGATGTTTTTGTCAGTGGGGTTTGGTGGTGGCTGAATCCTTCCCAAAACTTTTAAGTTTTTAAGAAATTTAGTCcccaaatgtgtaaaaaaaagaaaaaaaaaggctcaggTTGGTGAACTTAAAGTTCCCTTTTAAGATGTGACCGTTCTAATTTAAAGACACACTGACTCTGTGGAATCTAATGTTGAGGTTAAATAACATTGTGTCGGCCCTGTAACAGATCAATCAAACACTTAAGAGTTGACTGACTCTTTCTGTTTTGTAAAAAGGTTTCCCCGCTCTGCTGGCACGATGCGTTCAGGTCCTCGACTGTTGTAGACTTTTATAGCTCCTGAATCTTtgcatgaacatttttttctgcgTGCGTCTGGTTCTGCagtgtgcaaacaaacaaacaaacaaacaaacaaacaaacaaacaaacaaaccctgaAACCTTACGGACGTCAGACCtctttataccttttttttattttactccacAGTGAAAAAATGACCTCCTGCACTGTAAATACTGAAGTGGTTTTGAGATGCCAAATGTTTCCTTTGACTGTGCTGTTCatcactttatttattatttattgatatCTGGTGTTCTCACGCGTGTAGATAGTTCCATGTTAGCTCTTCTTCTGTGACTGTCGACGCTCCAAAGGAAGAACTTACTGCATGATATGTAGAAAAAAGGACGCTCCGTTGTGCATCAGAGACGAAACCCTTGAATGCATTCCCGTGTTTTTCTATGATTTTTTATTATGACGAGTGTGATGCTGATATATTGTTGTGTTTGAGCACAAAGCTGCCTGCAGCTGGTTTCACCTCTGAGAATGTAACTCCGACATGTTTACTGGTTTAAAGGGAATGTTCTCGATGCCTTTCAGTAATAAAACTTTTCTACCTTTGGGAAGAGTCTCTGCTCGTTCTAAACTCTGTAAAGACCTTTGAGTGATTTAGTGCTGAACTGTTTGTTTGATAAACGTTTGAGTCAATAATTGTTTCTCAGAATATGTTAGGGATCGACAAATGTTTGCTAAgttaaagacagggttggtcatttcctccagatccactttttcagattctGGTTGAacttgtctttaggtcctgacagaaattaataactcatattctctgaaaaagtaacaaagaaaatctgtcatctgtagcagttgtaagcctgtaataatttcaaccaatgtctgccacgaggtaccaatctgatgaatgaaccaatcagacgcctccctgtctccctgctcgttttctacctcttgtgtgctctagctcacactcaaagcgcgtcactgatgacagagtttatactgtgagtttaattaccgctgaatgagacatgagatgacgtagtttctacacaatgcaagagatgagctgaggttaagtgtcttgcccaaggacacgtcagTGGCTGCAGGAtccggggatcgaacccccgaccttccagatCCACGGCCGACACCGTTGATGAACATTTTCTTGCTCATAGTTCAAATCATGGCAAGAACGAACAATTTCCTTTAGAAGCgctttagaaaaaataaaaccgAACTTGCCATTTCACAAtcaaacaagtttgttttacacCGTTTAattaacatttctgttttggTTTGAACTCTAAAGACAGTGAACTTttattaacagttttttttaaatatcaaatcatCATCGAGTCTCGTTTGACTCCAGGTGAGGGGAGATCAACTTCACCTGAGTCACAGTGACGCTGATTGCagagctcctctctgattggacCGTGACAGTTTTGGGGCACCAGCAGACTTCCTGGTCTGACGTTTTGATGTTTCCAgttttaaccagcagagggcgttTGATTATCTACTACACTACTGTACAGagtgagcgtgatctaaaaactctcactaacattcaaataatcagtgagtatgttcttcttgactacaacagcttttatacacaaggggaggagccggccgtcccgtccatgtaaacacagctctaacaacaacacagccagcgggactcgagcttctcactcatggtagacagtcatgactcagagacacatttacacaggatacaCTGGAttaatgatatatttatgtggaacatgttgcacattcttcctttaaaaactgaaaatatgtttttttcctatttttaaATCCTGTAAATTCTCCATAAACCAGCGAATCTAAATGAGGACGTACAGAAggtttttaaattacatttattcGATCAGGTAATATACTTTATGGTCTTCTGATCAGCTGGTATCCAAGCTCCTCACATgtacactgacacacatttaTACCACTCAGTCTTTTGTTTCTCCATCAGTCTAAAAACCGTCTGCCTGCTGTcactgactcctcctcctcctcggctcctcctcctctgtgacctCGCCCTCCTCTCTCGGGGTCTCTGGGTTCGCTGTGCGCTCGTGTTCTGACTCCGTGTCCTCGGCCCCCTCCAGCTCTTTGGGCCCGGCCTCGAGGCGGAACAGCGTGGGGACCTGACCCAGGATCGGGTTGTTCTGCTGGAGTCCAGAGATCCACACGTTCAGGGTGGACTGGTCGCCCCGACCCGTCATACACATGGCGAAGACAGGACCCTCGTCCACTGCGAACAAGACACACAAGGGACAGCTTTAAGACTCGCTCAGATTCTTAAATGTAACGCCATCAAACCTGAAGGTgtattttgctcttttttaaatttacatttccTGATTTGTTAACGGTGAGCTGCACATGTGAACGCTAACGGGCGATTGTTTTACCCTGACTTTACCTGCCAGCACCCGCCTAAGGTTTTCTGCATGAAGACGGGATGAGCCaatgagaacgcagcaggaggCGGTGACGTCAGTATTTTCATCTCAGCTCTGTTGATTTTGTGAATGTGTCAAACTACGCGTAGCATTATGAGCATATGAAGCTAAAAACAGTCATTGTGCTTCGTCCGCCCCCTGacgcctcctcctctcccgCTGTGACTGTGACGTGCTTGTTAGGATGAGAAAGGCCGCCGTGTCCAGTGCTGGCCGTGCACTCAGCAGCGTTTAGATGTGAGAGGAAAAGCGCTGCACTtgcgtcctgtctctatgacaacagtctcttcaaaacggccgctgtatgagcGTCACCGCGCTGCTCTTTTTACTGCacgttttatatttgagatcgtttttcAGGATGttgtctcctgtctcctgtctcctggcgaccgcctgctgctgcaaacgctctctactcattggaAACAATTTAAAGAAGACGCTCTGTGGAAGACGCAAGGTGGACACGGGGACTAAGTCGGGAAGATTTCAgggttagtctgtgtgtgtcagatatCTTACAATCCTCCACGTCGAAGCTCTCCTCGTCC
This portion of the Labrus bergylta chromosome 22, fLabBer1.1, whole genome shotgun sequence genome encodes:
- the si:dkey-28a3.2 gene encoding serine/arginine repetitive matrix protein 2, with protein sequence MPTAKGKGGATSHRYRPASEFDNATLAQKREYWRTKKREQRARLSESRGKPTQESRGDELLRPNVSGSFAALSSPLQGQDESRNTAEDGSVRASERQKEKWLQTMELNKVLPQVPASYSVSVRAAGVDSAAVKCPNVSAAGIKAVTSPTAARLNSTSSVPPSRPTRITNGSSTKTPQPCVSMQGAFVPKTPPKAQSHIQPKLSPSSVTTGQTFTTCPPSEGRTTNTTPQRGTKSALASSQRAKGVYVSKLTSTESEEERAARRREHWRIKKREQRAKLAKTRERIQGPEVTSQRQTAQKAGLVGGTVLPCVSPRTFSRRVGQNQCHARVNTSFTPAKRLATFNLQADQVKVQNPPGNMTVNAPEGISVRRAGETHRKLPIYVNLSNVSRGIARCKTPRQRFIDAQKTFMNQRNMRCKSPMLVSFFGTRNIPKIDPNDTPEQIIGKRREYWRIKKREQRAKLSMEMKARLKEKDCVMRRVKRYQKILEEMRRARAQSAGSILAHASEAIGGFIKEDGTVSVSIPTNRSTAEEQHKREQQLLSKSSPISTPHVHPDNKRRAVAPVRVTLPPLRPAQVKVSFPLAGLNKPQRLPSIKAESTSVYIHSVGQLKLTHPQTPESASSGGSAAGSGLGGCVMKMAVSSSVTSPSASCPDPELTQEERMAKKREYWRIKKREQRAARAARLKQGLLQARALQRRKLQRQGTAAPPDRTDRTESAQPLPGNSFPAKPNASGIKQEAAVDLDSPPEQAICPDIKPPTPPSPPPAPQQEPDPALSADSQATTLLAVASMKKLLEESLSTVTECKGEQADVKIEDEASDAEPKLMQLFFEKDQVAPIAADLTLEIKSWQADSDASVQAGSPSLNLKNSPPTSEPPSPLPVSSPTCESSSQTFSNFIVKPSADASDGPPSPRRTQRICTKKTLAQNSPPEPPRLHHLPLDQTQPEQRPRKAPEPCRNRSVQSPQKHGCVVTEHGGLSSLQRKREYWKLMKRQQRARLKAGQRDRAGDSSIRFSQRNVQASGVGVIDSAKGVVSPVKPAPQPRPPTASVTSVTSATGIPTVLVVSPAAVTPESSPDTLQVKVPVNRASCSEQRPFRPSQVGADALRAPENQRQTATRSGKWICRSTGVDSPPPLPTLKPPENPLTSINLHPIEPPPQALNPTLKIPSAHLQTPAHTIHKLTPISTMVPPKRVLGESEEDFLRRKREYWRIKKKEQRARKAIREKGVTSRGSSNTWRPILPAQELHTQDSDPWVNSSEESEHLMSQSDDTDPSSFSYSNYTAPLEDESELVFMDYESSGAEDGLVSDAVWRSRYLMDYDPLNQLLVCMVCGEQQYSHSLEGVRAHIDDAHPDTLNLDPGEHQRILEAWDEQVSQRERFFTSQLQRNSETETERN